The DNA sequence GCAGGAACGTCACATTTTTTGGGGCAGAATTTTGCAAAAGCTTTTGATGTAAAGTTTGCTAATAAAGAGGGTAAACAAGATCATGTTTGGGCTACATCATGGGGAGTTTCTACCCGATTGATGGGCGCTTTAATTATGACACATAGTGATGATAATGGATTGGTGTTGCCACCAAGTTTAGCTCCAAATCAAGTTGTTATTGTGCCTATTTATAGAGGGGCAGATGAGTTAAACGCGGTTTCTGAAGTTGCTCACAGCATTATGAGCGATTTAAGAGCTAAAAATATTTCTGTTAAATACGACGATAGAGATACACAGCGCCCTGGAGCCAAATTTGCTCAATATGAATTGCAAGGAGTTCCTTTAAGGATAGCTATAGGAGCCAGAGATTTAGCAAATGGTACTGTAGAAATTGCACGTCGTGATACTTTAACTAAAGCGGTAATTGCTTTATCAGATTTAACAGAAACCGTTGAGAATTTGTTAAAAGATATACAAGATGCTTTGTTTAAGAAAGCTTTAGATTTTAGAGATAGCCATATAACCGAGGTAGAAACATTTGAGGAGTTTAAAAAGGTTTTAGAAACTAAAACAGGTTTTATTTCAGCACATTGGGATGGTACGACCGAAACTGAGGATAAAATTAAGGAACTAACAAAGGCAACTATTCGATGTATTCCATTAGAAGGAAAGGTAGAAGCCGGTGTTTGTGTGTATTCGGGTAATCCTTCTAAACGTAGAGTATTGTTTGCAAAAGCATACTAAATTAATTTTTTTTGAAAATATTTTATAAAGCTCTTGCAACATTTAAAAATAGTTGTATTTTTGCATCCGCAATGGAAACATTGTATGTTAATTGAAAAAAAATAATTGCAGATTTAAAAAATAG is a window from the Pseudalgibacter alginicilyticus genome containing:
- the proS gene encoding proline--tRNA ligase — translated: MSKKLTSRTEDYSKWYNELVVKADLAENSAVRGCMVIKPYGYAIWEKMQAELDRMFKETGHQNAYFPLFVPKSLFEAEEKNAEGFAKECAIVTHYRLQNDPEKPGKLRVDPEAKLEEELIVRPTSEAIIWNTYRGWIQSYRDLPILINQWANVVRWEMRTRLFLRTAEFLWQEGHTAHATKAEALSEAKLMNNVYATFAEKFMAIPVVQGLKTESERFAGADETYCIEALMQDGKALQAGTSHFLGQNFAKAFDVKFANKEGKQDHVWATSWGVSTRLMGALIMTHSDDNGLVLPPSLAPNQVVIVPIYRGADELNAVSEVAHSIMSDLRAKNISVKYDDRDTQRPGAKFAQYELQGVPLRIAIGARDLANGTVEIARRDTLTKAVIALSDLTETVENLLKDIQDALFKKALDFRDSHITEVETFEEFKKVLETKTGFISAHWDGTTETEDKIKELTKATIRCIPLEGKVEAGVCVYSGNPSKRRVLFAKAY